One Triticum dicoccoides isolate Atlit2015 ecotype Zavitan chromosome 5B, WEW_v2.0, whole genome shotgun sequence genomic window carries:
- the LOC119308434 gene encoding probable galacturonosyltransferase 7, with protein MKGHHHHLAPLSPATAAKRRCTGMAAAVPALVLCSVLLPLAFLLGLHSIGYGSEERAAVVISTELGLGKHKHLDGPGMKHKLLKDVSKMITSGSNGISGEKSSRSKSRNLAAKSKIKDAFSFVELNNDTSKKRGSHTQRRYQLKDLSWRSMDTAVDGKESQGQEVAQEENPKSCELEYGSYCLWSVEHKEEMKDAIVKRLKDQLFMARAYYPSIAKLKHQERFTRELKQHIQEHERMLSDTIADADLPPFFAKKLEKMEGTIERIKSCEVGCSNVERKLRQLLDLTEDEAYFHTRQSAFLYHLGVQTMPKTHHCLSMRLTVEYFKSVSPQRELLNKQKYEDTAFYHYVMFSRNVLAASTTINSTAMNSKDSGSVVFHVFTDTQNFYAMKHWFDRNSYLDANVHVTNIEDHNKLSKDVESLERQQLWPTEEFRFTFRNHSQPLRRQMKTEYISVFGHSHFLLPDLLPSLNRVVVLDDDMIVQKDLSSLWNLNMGDKVIGAVQFCGVRLGQLKAYVEENNFDVDSCVWFSGLNVIELEKWRDLGITSLHDQSLQKDSSVSHRLEALPRGLLAFQDLIYPLKGSWVQSGLGYDYGISRVDIEKAATLHYNGVMKPWLDLAIHSYKGYWRKYMTNGERFMAECNIH; from the exons atgaagggccaccaccaccacctggcgCCGCTGTCGCCAGCGACGGCGGCCAAGCGCCGCTGCACCGGCATGGCGGCCGCGGTCCCGGCGCTGGTGCTCTGCTCCGTCCTCCTGccactcgccttcctcctcggcctCCACAGCATCG GGTACGGATCGGAGGAGCGCGCGGCCGTCGTCATCAGCACC GAACTGGGACTGGGGAAGCACAAGCATCTTGACGGGCCGGGCATGAAGCACAAGCTGCTCAAG GATGTTTCCAAAATGATAACCTCGGGGTCGAACGGGATTTCCGGTGAGAAATCTAGTAGATCAAAGTCCAGGAATCTTGCTGCCAAATCAAAGATCAAGGATGCTTTCTCCTTTGTTGAGCTAAACAATGACACATCCAAAAAGAGAG GATCTCATACACAGAGAAGATATCAACTGAAGGACCTGTCATGGAGATCAATG GATACTGCTGTTGATGGGAAGGAGAGCCAAGGCCAGGAAGTAGCACAAGAGGAGAATCCCAAGTCCTGTGAACTTGAATATGGAAGCTACTGCCTCTGGTCTGTTGAGCATAAGGAAGAGATGAAAGATGCTATTGTGAAGAGGCTTAAAGATCAACTGTTTATGGCCAGAGCCTATTATCCTAGTATTGCAAAACTGAAGCACCAGGAAAGATTTACACGTGAGTTGAAGCAACATATCCAAGAACATGAACGCATGCTCAGCGACACCATTGCAGATGCTGATCTTCCACCATT TTTCGCAAAGAAGCTAGAGAAAATGGAAGGCACAATTGAGAGAATCAAGTCTTGTGAAGTTGGCTGCTCCAATGTTGAACGGAAACTTAGGCAGCTACTTGATCTAACTGAAGATGAAGCTTATTTCCATACAAGGCAGAGTGCATTTCTCTATCATCTCGGGGTCCAGACTATGCCAAAAACTCACCATTGTTTGAGCATGAGATTGACAGTAGAGTATTTCAAATCTGTATCTCCTCAGAGGGAGCTATTAAATAAGCAGAAATATGAAGACACTGCCTTCTATCACTATGTAATGTTCTCCAGGAATGTACTTGCAGCTTCGACTACTATCAATTCAACAGCCATGAACTCCAAG GATTCTGGCAGCGTTGTTTTCCATGTATTCACCGACACCCAGAATTTTTATGCAATGAAGCATTGGTTTGACAGAAACTCATATTTGGACGCTAATGTTCATGTGACTAACATTGAGGATCACAACAAGCTCTCTAAGGATGTTGAATCTCTTGAGAGGCAACAATTATGGCCTACAGAGGAATTTCGTTTCACGTTTCGTAATCATTCTCAGCCTCTCCGGAGGCAGATGAAAACTGAGTACATATCTGTTTTTGGCCATTCACATTTCCTCTTGCCTGATCTTCTTCCTAGCTTGAATAGAGTAGTTGTTCTAGATGATGATATGATTGTCCAGAAAGACCTGTCATCTCTTTGGAACCTCAATATGGGAGACAAAGTAATAGGTGCTGTACAGTTCTGTGGAGTTAGATTAGGTCAGTTGAAAGCTTATGTAGAGGAAAACAATTTCGACGTGGATTCATGCGTATGGTTCTCTGGTCTGAATGTAATTGAATTGGAGAAATGGAGGGATCTTGGCATTACCAGCTTGCATGATCAGTCACTTCAAAAG GATAGTTCGGTATCACATAGACTTGAAGCACTCCCTAGAGGTTTACTTGCCTTTCAAGACCTGATAtatcctttgaaaggttcatgggttcAATCAGGACTTGGGTATGATTATGGAATTAGCCGTGTCGATATAGAAAAGGCGGCTACTCTGCACTACAATGGTGTCATGAAACCTTGGCTTGATTTGGCAATACACAGCTATAAGGGCTATTGGAGAAAGTACATGACTAATGGGGAGAGGTTCATGGCAGAATGCAATATACATTAA
- the LOC119308435 gene encoding calcium uniporter protein 6, mitochondrial-like isoform X2 yields the protein MWRAAASRLRAHCPPHALRRLYSPPRVDPPVTASEARRLVRLVGVEALKRRLRDGPREAIGYGELLDACVEAGAARTRDDAEGLARAMDDAGVLLLFRDKAYLHPEKVVDLVRRAVPLALEVEDDPRREELRQLQEKKDGIDKLAHKQVRRILWSGLGLIMSQIGLFFRLTFWELSWDVMEPIAFFTTASGLLVSYTYFLVTSRDPTYQDFMERLFLSRRRKLCAKHRFDMERYLELHRHCKCPLED from the exons ATGTGGCGCGCGGCCGCCTCCCGCCTCCGCGCGCATTGCCCGCCCCACGCGCTCCGCCGCCTCTACTCGCCGCCGCGGGTGGACCCGCCGGTCACGGCGTCCGAGGCGCGGCGGCTGGTGCGGCTCGTCGGGGTCGAGGCGCTGAAGCGGCGGCTGCGGGACGGGCCTCGCGAGGCGATCGGCTACGGGGAGCTCCTCGACGCGTGCGtggaggccggggcggcgcgcACCCGCGATGACGCGGAGGGCCTCGCGCGGGCCATGGACGACGCCGGCGTCCTGCTGCTCTTCAGGGACAAGGCCTACCTCCACCCCGAGAAG GTGGTGGACCTGGTGAGAAGAGCGGTGCCACTGGCCCTCGAGGTAGAGGACGACCCAAGGAGAGAAGAGCTGAGGCAGCTCCAGGAGAAGAAGGACGGCATCGACAAGCTGGCGCACAAGCAGGTCCGGCGCATCCTCTGGTCCGGCCTGGGGTTGATCATGTCCCAGATCGGCCTCTTCTTCCGCCTCACCTTCTGGGAGCTCTCGTGGGACGTGATGGAGCCCATCGCCTTCTTCACCACCGCATCCGGGCTGCTCGTCAGCTACACCTacttcctcgtcacctccagggacCCGACGTACCAGGACTTCATGGAGAGGCTCTTCCTGTCCAGGAGGAGGAAGCTCTGCGCCAAGCACAGGTTCGACATGGAGAGGTACCTGGAGCTGCACAGGCATTGCAAGTGCCCTCTCGAAG ATTGA
- the LOC119308435 gene encoding calcium uniporter protein 6, mitochondrial-like isoform X1, translated as MWRAAASRLRAHCPPHALRRLYSPPRVDPPVTASEARRLVRLVGVEALKRRLRDGPREAIGYGELLDACVEAGAARTRDDAEGLARAMDDAGVLLLFRDKAYLHPEKVVDLVRRAVPLALEVEDDPRREELRQLQEKKDGIDKLAHKQVRRILWSGLGLIMSQIGLFFRLTFWELSWDVMEPIAFFTTASGLLVSYTYFLVTSRDPTYQDFMERLFLSRRRKLCAKHRFDMERYLELHRHCKCPLEGHYPPHGPKLHNL; from the exons ATGTGGCGCGCGGCCGCCTCCCGCCTCCGCGCGCATTGCCCGCCCCACGCGCTCCGCCGCCTCTACTCGCCGCCGCGGGTGGACCCGCCGGTCACGGCGTCCGAGGCGCGGCGGCTGGTGCGGCTCGTCGGGGTCGAGGCGCTGAAGCGGCGGCTGCGGGACGGGCCTCGCGAGGCGATCGGCTACGGGGAGCTCCTCGACGCGTGCGtggaggccggggcggcgcgcACCCGCGATGACGCGGAGGGCCTCGCGCGGGCCATGGACGACGCCGGCGTCCTGCTGCTCTTCAGGGACAAGGCCTACCTCCACCCCGAGAAG GTGGTGGACCTGGTGAGAAGAGCGGTGCCACTGGCCCTCGAGGTAGAGGACGACCCAAGGAGAGAAGAGCTGAGGCAGCTCCAGGAGAAGAAGGACGGCATCGACAAGCTGGCGCACAAGCAGGTCCGGCGCATCCTCTGGTCCGGCCTGGGGTTGATCATGTCCCAGATCGGCCTCTTCTTCCGCCTCACCTTCTGGGAGCTCTCGTGGGACGTGATGGAGCCCATCGCCTTCTTCACCACCGCATCCGGGCTGCTCGTCAGCTACACCTacttcctcgtcacctccagggacCCGACGTACCAGGACTTCATGGAGAGGCTCTTCCTGTCCAGGAGGAGGAAGCTCTGCGCCAAGCACAGGTTCGACATGGAGAGGTACCTGGAGCTGCACAGGCATTGCAAGTGCCCTCTCGAAGGTCACTATCCTCCTCATGGTCCCAAGCTTCACAACTTGTAA